Proteins from a genomic interval of Zingiber officinale cultivar Zhangliang chromosome 2A, Zo_v1.1, whole genome shotgun sequence:
- the LOC122040248 gene encoding protein terminal ear1 homolog, with product MEEEEAGRGNILDPAAAEFYPAAPAPAGQYALGHPQIYYAYPPAAAHPPPPPTQVVALPVFHLPQPQQMEAAAATTTRAVALSMVPRHVGEGEVRAAMEAFGGVRAVEMGALAAEGVVTVYFFDFRSAEAVVAEVREQHARLTNAAGFGFGATLSGNWSAPWSWRSPELGRGTVAGHPVWAQFAADDPHQGCLVLLNSDPTVSLLSLREIFEPFGPVKEVREMPSKPQHKLVEFFDTRDAARALSGLNGKEFNGRRLLLEFSRHGGRSSNNPRSSGQGHGVHNSHLPPRYQRGGGPQSSRSWAQTSSRSSSSAGQESAATAAAGARTGGGGGGRRNKSSSSSYNQPSSSSSSSLTPPPSSSKQPSSSSGGGRRNWKSRNKISGESRFLFKEAAEPEDSSESSLRDSRTTVMIKNIPNKYSQKLLLNVLDSHCIQCNKQIIEEGEQEQPYSAYDFVYLPIDFNNKCNVGYGFVNLTSPEAAFRLYKGFHLQPWEAFNSRKICQVTYARLQGVEALKEHFKNTKFACDNEEYMPVIFSPPRDGKQLTEPVPVVVSRPPPPAARGGAPAGAEAAEEECGGASSTATTSPRAASDKHDDDDVDDDGGGGGGGGGDSSSSCGDATGVEALQLSCN from the exons ATGGAGGAGGAGGAAGCAGGGCGGGGGAATATTCTAGATCCGGCGGCGGCGGAGTTTTACCCGGCGGCGCCGGCGCCGGCGGGGCAGTACGCCCTTGGACACCCGCAAATTTACTACGCCTATCCCCCCGCGGCCGCTcacccgccgccgccgccgacgcAGGTGGTGGCGCTCCCGGTGTTCCACCTCCCGCAGCCGCAGCAGATGGAGGCCGCGGCGGCGACTACGACGCGGGCAGTGGCGCTGAGCATGGTGCCGCGCCACGTGGGGGAGGGGGAGGTGCGGGCGGCGATGGAGGCCTTCGGCGGCGTGCGGGCTGTGGAGATGGGCGCGCTTGCGGCCGAGGGGGTGGTGACCGTTTACTTCTTCGACTTCCGGAGCGCGGAGGCGGTGGTGGCGGAGGTCCGGGAGCAGCACGCTCGGTTAACGAATGCTGCCGGCTTCGGTTTCGGCGCTACGCTTTCGGGGAATTGGTCCGCGCCGTGGTCGTGGCGCTCGCCGGAGCTCGGGAGGGGGACCGTGGCCGGCCACCCAGTCTGGGCTCAGTTCGCCGCCGACGACCCCCATCAGGGTTGCCTAGTCCTCCTCAATTCCGACCCGACCGTCTCCTTGCTCTCTCTCAGAGAAATCTTCGAACCATTCG GGCCGGTGAAAGAGGTGCGGGAGATGCCGTCGAAGCCGCAGCACAAGCTGGTGGAGTTCTTCGACACAAGGGATGCCGCTCGCGCCCTCTCCGGGCTCAACGGGAAAGAGTTCAACGGAAGGCGCCTGCTACTCGAATTTAGCCGTCACGGCGGCAGGAG TAGCAATAACCCCCGTAGCTCCGGCCAAGGCCACGGCGTCCACAATTCTCACTTACCGCCGAGGTACCAGCGCGGCGGCGGTCCTCAGTCGAGCAGATCGTGGGCGCAAACGAGTTCGAGGTCGTCCTCTTCGGCGGGACAGGAATCTGCCGCAACAGCCGCTGCCGGCGCCAGaactggcggcggcggcggcgggagGAGGAACaaaagcagcagcagcagctacAACCAGCCGTCGTCATCATCGTCGTCGTCGTTGACGCCGCCTCCGTCGTCCTCGAAACAGCCGTCGAGCAGCAGCGGCGGGGGGCGGCGGAATTGGAAGAGCCGGAACAAGATCAGCGGGGAGTCGAGGTTCCTATTCAAGGAAGCGGCGGAACCGGAGGACTCGTCGGAATCATCCCTCAGGGATTCCAGAACCACAGTCATGATTAAGAACATCCCCAACAAGTACAG TCAGAAGCTGCTGTTGAACGTGCTGGACAGCCACTGCATTCAGTGCAACAAGCAGATCATCGAGGAAGGCGAGCAGGAGCAGCCCTACTCCGCCTACGACTTCGTCTACCTCCCCATCGACTTCAA TAACAAATGCAACGTCGGGTATGGATTCGTGAACTTGACGTCGCCGGAGGCGGCGTTCCGGCTGTACAAGGGGTTTCACTTGCAGCCGTGGGAGGCCTTCAACTCGCGCAAGATTTGTCAAGTCACTTATGCTCGATTGCAG GGGGTGGAGGCGCTGAAGGAGCACTTCAAGAACACCAAGTTCGCGTGCGACAACGAGGAGTACATGCCGGTGATCTTCTCGCCGCCGCGCGACGGAAAGCAGCTGACGGAGCCGGTTCCAGTGGTGGTCTCccggccgccgccgccggcgGCCCGCGGCGGAGCACCAGCGGGCGCCGAGGCGGCGGAGGAGGAATGCGGCGGCGCGTCGTCCACCGCCACCACCTCGCCGCGCGCCGCGTCCGACAAACACGACGACGATGACGTGGACgacgacggcggcggcggcggcggcggcggaggcgacagtagcagcagctgcggCGACGCGACGGGCGTGGAGGCGCTGCAGCTTTCCTGcaattaa